The nucleotide sequence CCAAAAAGATGACCCGAAAGTGGCGTTGGAAGGTGATCTGAATCCAGGATATCATGGGAGAAAACGTGCGAAGCTAGGTTGGCCTCGGGGGGTGTCAACCGGGGATTGGGAGGCAGGAAGTGCTGGGGTTAGACCGTGGCGGTGGCGGACTGGGGACCGTCTTCCTCCTGGGAGGGCAAGGGATGTTCCTCAAAGAGCTGGTCGAGGGGGCGTTGAAACAGTTCTGCTTTAGTGAGCGCATCCACGGCGGTGTTGTAGTGTGCGAGCAGGGGTTCGCGGTGTGCGAGGATCGGACCGGCGGGGTCATCGCCCAGATCGTCGTCGCGTTTTTTGAAATGAGCCAGGGTGGTGCGTCCGAGCGGTCGCGCGGGGTGATAACGATCGTCGGTGGCGGGTTCTCCGTTGGGGGCGGGAATCGGCGTGATGAGGTGCATGCGGACCAGTCGATCCAGACAGGCGTTGAGCAGTTGATCGGGAACCCCGATGGCGAGGCCCAGCTCCGAAGCGGTTTGCGGGGATTGGCAGGAATGAAACCGTCGGCACACGGTGAGCAAGACCACCAGTGAGAGCCGTTCCCGCATGGACTCGGCGAGGGTGTTCCAGGCCGCCTTGGAGTTGCGGAATCGCACGTTTTGCACCGCGTAGCTGACCTGGCCGCCCAGCAGCACAAAGAACCAGAAAATGTAGAGCCCGAACATGAGCACGATGGGAATCGCGAGCGAGCCGTAGAGTGCTTTGGTTTGCAGGACGCGGCTGATGTAGATGAACGCGAGGTAGTTGTTCGAGATGAGCAGCACGCCGACGAGGAAGGCGCCCACCGTGGCCGACCCCCAGAAGACGTGGGTATTGGGTATGGCCCGATAAAACACGGCTAGGATTGCCACCAGCAGAGTGAATGAACCCAGGGGCAGAAAGTATTTCAACCACTCGACCAACGTATCGCCGAACGGCATGATCTCTTGGAAAACGTTGAGGAATGCGCCGGCGGAGAGGCCCGTGAGGGCGGCAAAAAACAGCACCGCGCCGAGCGACAGCACGGTCCAGTAGAAGACGATGCGCAGCAGCCACGATCGTCCGCGGCGCACGCCCCAGATGTCGTTGAAGGCGGTCTCGATGGACGTGAACAGCTGCAGAACGATGATAATGAGGGTGAGGGCGCCGACGGCCCCAACCGTGCCGTTGCGGGAACTCGATACGAAACCGTTGATGAACTCGACCAACTCGGGGCGCACTTCGATGGCGTCGTCGCCGGGGTCGGAGGCGTCGTCGAAATCGCCGATCGCCTGCTCCGCCGTGACCCGCTCGTATTCATTGAGCTGAGGCGCGACGAACTTGATCATGGTGTTCAGCGACTCAACCGCCAGGTCGGGGTTGTCATCATCGAGCATGAACCCCGCGACCATCATGACGAGGGCGATCAACGGCCCCAGACCGATCAGCGAACTAAAGCTCAGCGCGGCCGCCCGACTCACGGCCCGGTTTTCATCGAGTCCCGAAACGGTGATCGAAACCACGCGCAAAAACGCGTGGGCCCGGCCGCGGGGACTCTTGTCGTTGATCGATTCGGACGACCAAATCCGGGTGCGGAAGAGATGCCGAACCTCTGCGATCTGTTTTTTAAACCAGGCCATGGACGCGGTCGAGGCCTACGCGATCAGGAGTTGAGCACAGTCCAGGCAAACATGCCCATGCCGCCGATCCCAATCACTGCGGTGACGATAACGGCAAACAGGTTGGTGAAGACGGTGGAAAAATAGATCCCCACCGATCCCACCACGGAATAAAGCGCGGTATGGGTGTCGCCTTGGGTGAAAAAAAACAGTCCGAGAAATCCCGCCCCCAGCGCGGCGCGAAAGCGGATGAACGGATAGATTGCCACCGCCTGCAGCAACATGACGATGAACAGGAACAGATCCACCGCCCCGAGAATCGCAAAGGGTTGCTGGAGCAACTTGGGGTAGTTCCCGGCCACGATGACATCGATGGATGGCGCCAGCAGTGCGAGGCCACTGATGAGGAGAATCAGGGTGCACGCATACATGCTGATCTGGGCATTGCGGGCGAGCGCCTCCGCGGGATCTGCTTTACCCTTGGTATCGGCGGAGCGTCCCTCGGCCGCAGCGAGCATGTCGGCGACCTCGATGGGCGGAACACTCTCCGAGGTCGTGTTGAGCGATTTGATTTCTCCTTTGGCCCGGACCTGCAGCTTTTTCTTTTCGGGGTAGAGCTGCTTCATGAGCTCGGCATCGGAACCGACACTGACCCATTGTTCCTTGGCGGCATCGTAGTAAACCGTCTCGGCCGTGACTTGTCCGTTTTCCGCGAGCGAAGTGAGTTGTTCGAGGTTGAAGGGACCGCGGGCTTCGCTGTCGGACTCGTTGCGGATGTAATACTCCTGCGGGGCCATCGGCCGGAAGCTGTTTGAGGAGAGGGTCGGTCGCAAGGCTGTTTTAGAGGGGCCGGCAAAGGGTCACATCCGCTTCAGCGTGCGCAGTCCGAGCAAATTCAGGCCGGTTTCCAAAATCAACAAGGTGCGGGCGCACAGGCGCAGGCGACGGGCCCGCACGCCGGCGTCGTCGACCGCCACTTTGTCGGCGTTGTAAAAAGCGCTGAATTCCCCCGCGAGT is from Synoicihabitans lomoniglobus and encodes:
- a CDS encoding GYF domain-containing protein gives rise to the protein MRPTLSSNSFRPMAPQEYYIRNESDSEARGPFNLEQLTSLAENGQVTAETVYYDAAKEQWVSVGSDAELMKQLYPEKKKLQVRAKGEIKSLNTTSESVPPIEVADMLAAAEGRSADTKGKADPAEALARNAQISMYACTLILLISGLALLAPSIDVIVAGNYPKLLQQPFAILGAVDLFLFIVMLLQAVAIYPFIRFRAALGAGFLGLFFFTQGDTHTALYSVVGSVGIYFSTVFTNLFAVIVTAVIGIGGMGMFAWTVLNS
- a CDS encoding YihY/virulence factor BrkB family protein → MAWFKKQIAEVRHLFRTRIWSSESINDKSPRGRAHAFLRVVSITVSGLDENRAVSRAAALSFSSLIGLGPLIALVMMVAGFMLDDDNPDLAVESLNTMIKFVAPQLNEYERVTAEQAIGDFDDASDPGDDAIEVRPELVEFINGFVSSSRNGTVGAVGALTLIIIVLQLFTSIETAFNDIWGVRRGRSWLLRIVFYWTVLSLGAVLFFAALTGLSAGAFLNVFQEIMPFGDTLVEWLKYFLPLGSFTLLVAILAVFYRAIPNTHVFWGSATVGAFLVGVLLISNNYLAFIYISRVLQTKALYGSLAIPIVLMFGLYIFWFFVLLGGQVSYAVQNVRFRNSKAAWNTLAESMRERLSLVVLLTVCRRFHSCQSPQTASELGLAIGVPDQLLNACLDRLVRMHLITPIPAPNGEPATDDRYHPARPLGRTTLAHFKKRDDDLGDDPAGPILAHREPLLAHYNTAVDALTKAELFQRPLDQLFEEHPLPSQEEDGPQSATATV